One Deltaproteobacteria bacterium CG11_big_fil_rev_8_21_14_0_20_42_23 DNA window includes the following coding sequences:
- the murA gene encoding UDP-N-acetylglucosamine 1-carboxyvinyltransferase translates to MDSFLIEGGKKLEGEVNISGAKNAALPLLAASLLCEGTHSLENVPRLRDISTMLKLLSHLGVSSEQNGNGVKLNADKIVADDAPYELVKTMRASVLVMGPLVARLRHAKVSLPGGCAIGARPIDLHLKALEQMGAKVELHDGYVEVFAENLKAAHISFDKVTVTGTENIMMAACLLKGTTILENAAKEPEVVELAEHLCNMGAKIRGAGTHHIEIEGVEKLHAVHHRVMSDRIEAGTFVIAAAITGGKITLHNAPTENLSVFLDRIIDTGASVEKNKNDLTIIGASEIKSVNISTAPHPGFATDLQAQFMALMCKANGTSIINENIFENRFMHVPELKRMGADINIEGHTAIVNGKRKLTGAPIMATDLRASACLVLAALAADGQTEVSRIYHLDRGYDHMEEKLCALGANIIRKKNI, encoded by the coding sequence ATGGATAGTTTTCTTATCGAAGGCGGAAAAAAACTTGAAGGTGAAGTGAATATTTCTGGCGCGAAGAATGCCGCACTTCCTTTGCTTGCTGCCAGCTTACTCTGCGAAGGCACGCACAGCCTCGAAAACGTTCCTCGCCTGCGAGATATTTCCACTATGCTGAAATTGCTTTCACACTTGGGAGTAAGTTCAGAGCAAAACGGAAACGGCGTCAAATTGAATGCTGATAAAATTGTAGCCGATGATGCTCCTTATGAACTCGTAAAAACCATGCGCGCTTCTGTGTTGGTAATGGGCCCACTTGTTGCCAGGCTTCGTCATGCAAAAGTTTCACTCCCCGGCGGATGCGCTATTGGCGCACGTCCCATCGACTTACACTTGAAAGCACTTGAGCAAATGGGTGCAAAAGTTGAACTTCACGACGGCTATGTAGAAGTGTTTGCAGAAAACTTAAAAGCGGCCCACATTTCCTTCGACAAAGTCACCGTGACTGGAACCGAAAACATTATGATGGCAGCCTGCCTGCTAAAAGGCACCACCATTTTGGAAAATGCTGCCAAAGAACCTGAAGTGGTAGAGCTCGCAGAGCATCTCTGCAATATGGGTGCAAAGATTCGCGGAGCTGGAACCCATCACATCGAAATTGAAGGCGTTGAAAAACTCCACGCTGTTCACCACCGTGTTATGTCAGATCGCATTGAAGCTGGTACGTTTGTAATAGCTGCTGCCATCACCGGCGGAAAAATCACCTTGCACAATGCGCCAACAGAAAATCTTTCTGTTTTTCTCGATCGCATTATCGATACCGGTGCAAGTGTTGAAAAAAATAAAAATGATCTTACTATTATCGGAGCAAGTGAAATTAAAAGTGTCAACATTTCCACTGCACCTCATCCTGGTTTTGCCACCGACTTACAAGCACAGTTCATGGCACTTATGTGCAAAGCTAACGGCACCAGCATCATCAACGAAAATATTTTTGAAAATCGTTTCATGCACGTTCCAGAATTAAAACGCATGGGAGCTGATATCAACATTGAGGGCCATACCGCAATTGTGAATGGAAAGCGAAAGCTCACCGGAGCACCCATTATGGCAACTGATCTCCGCGCCTCTGCATGCCTTGTCTTAGCTGCACTTGCAGCCGATGGGCAAACTGAAGTGAGCAGAATTTATCACCTCGATCGTGGCTACGATCATATGGAAGAAAAACTGTGTGCATTAGGAGCAAATATTATTCGCAAAAAAAATATTTAA
- the prmC gene encoding protein-(glutamine-N5) methyltransferase, release factor-specific, with amino-acid sequence MIFPLLQNAVEQLQAAHKDTPRLEAELLLCATLNCSRSDIILKKNESLSEGEEKNFQQLLQRRLASEPMAYILGYKDFWTRRIKVTPDVLIPRPETEHLVEAVLEKFSSDTNPLQLLDLCTGSGCIPAALASELPHAQFTLTDISKKALDVAKENMLFAQARTQFLCGNLFEALPHCPIAPLYNVITANPPYGSETDYENLEKELKHEPKNAIVAGNNGLAIAEQIIKTAPKFLVSRGFLFLEMGYDQALVISHIAEKSNCYREILIQKDLAGIYRTLIAQTD; translated from the coding sequence CCGAACTTTTGTTGTGTGCAACTCTAAACTGTTCGCGTTCTGATATAATTTTAAAAAAAAATGAATCCCTAAGTGAAGGTGAAGAAAAAAACTTTCAACAGCTTCTTCAACGTAGACTTGCATCAGAGCCGATGGCTTACATTTTGGGCTATAAAGATTTTTGGACGAGACGCATTAAAGTTACGCCAGATGTTCTTATTCCACGGCCAGAAACTGAACATCTTGTAGAAGCTGTTCTTGAAAAATTTAGTTCAGATACAAATCCACTTCAGCTTTTAGATCTCTGCACTGGCAGCGGATGCATTCCAGCTGCACTTGCCAGTGAATTACCACACGCACAATTTACACTGACCGATATTTCTAAAAAAGCATTGGACGTGGCAAAAGAAAACATGCTCTTTGCACAAGCTCGCACTCAATTTCTCTGCGGAAATCTTTTTGAAGCATTGCCCCATTGTCCCATTGCCCCACTGTACAATGTGATAACCGCCAACCCACCTTATGGCTCTGAAACTGATTATGAAAATCTGGAAAAAGAACTAAAACATGAGCCTAAAAATGCTATCGTTGCCGGAAACAACGGACTTGCAATTGCCGAACAAATCATAAAAACTGCACCAAAGTTCTTGGTATCAAGAGGCTTTCTCTTTCTCGAAATGGGATACGATCAAGCTCTGGTCATTTCACACATTGCAGAAAAATCAAATTGCTATCGGGAAATACTGATCCAAAAAGACTTAGCGGGCATCTACCGAACTTTGATTGCGCAAACTGATTAG